In Selenomonas dianae, a genomic segment contains:
- the clpB gene encoding ATP-dependent chaperone ClpB, giving the protein MEQDKYTARTLAALQSAQQIAAMRYHQEITSTHVLLALAKEPEGLLATIFDVCGVDLPLLKARLEKELAAIPSVHGTNRLGMGMDMVRVLGRAEELAKSMKDEYVSTEHLLLALVTDGSDAVQGIAREFRLTKSAVQDAIQKHRKQNVTSDNPEEGYQSLEKYGRDLTAAARANKLDPVIGRDEEIRRSIEILSRRTKNNPVLIGEPGVGKTAIVEGLARRIVAGDVPESLKNKTLYSLDMGALVAGAKFRGEFEERLKGVLNEIAKSEGQILLFIDEVHTVVGAGAAEGAMDAGNLLKPLLARGELRCIGATTLNEYRKYIEKDTALERRFQPVMVGEPSVEDTVSILRGLKERYEVHHGVRIRDAALVAAATLSDRYISDRFLPDKAIDLVDEAAAKLRTEIESMPAPLDEIRRKILQLDIEEEALKKETDEASKEKLAALVAEKEQLHAEEAKLQAKWEEETQSILRVRAIKKEMDELRGEMEAAERAQNLARASELKYGKMPELEKKLAEEEAAIAAKADGERMLKEEVGEEDIARVVSRWTGIPVTKMMTGEREKLLHLEEVLHERVVGQDEAVTAVSEAILRARAGIKDPNRPIGSFIFLGPTGVGKTELAKTLAESLFDDERSMIRIDMSEYMEKHSVSRLIGAPPGYVGYDEGGQLTEAVRRRPYSVILLDEIEKAHRDVFNVLLQILDDGRLTDGKGRVVNFKNTVIIMTSNLGSHEILSKDYAEAEQAVRALLKEYFRPEFLNRVDDTIVFKALTKDDVKRIAAIMLAALSNRLERQADIQLTWNDAALTALADEGFDPDFGARPLRRLLTHTVETALSKKIIAGDVRGGDTVELGFDGTEFTFKTL; this is encoded by the coding sequence ATGGAACAGGATAAATACACAGCGCGGACGCTCGCAGCTCTGCAATCGGCACAGCAGATTGCGGCGATGCGCTATCATCAGGAAATCACATCAACGCACGTACTGCTTGCACTTGCGAAGGAGCCGGAGGGACTGCTTGCAACAATTTTTGATGTCTGCGGGGTTGATCTGCCGCTGCTCAAGGCGCGGCTCGAAAAGGAGCTTGCCGCCATTCCGAGTGTGCATGGGACGAATCGTCTCGGCATGGGGATGGACATGGTGCGTGTACTCGGACGCGCTGAGGAACTGGCAAAGTCGATGAAGGACGAGTACGTTTCGACTGAGCACCTGCTGCTCGCACTTGTCACGGACGGGAGCGATGCGGTGCAGGGCATCGCGCGTGAGTTCCGGCTGACGAAGAGTGCGGTGCAGGACGCGATCCAGAAACATCGCAAGCAGAACGTCACGAGCGACAACCCAGAGGAGGGCTATCAGTCGCTCGAAAAATACGGGCGCGATCTGACGGCGGCGGCACGCGCGAACAAGCTCGACCCCGTGATCGGGCGCGATGAGGAGATCCGCCGCTCGATTGAGATTCTCTCGCGCCGTACCAAAAATAACCCTGTGCTCATCGGTGAGCCGGGCGTCGGCAAGACGGCGATTGTCGAGGGGCTTGCCCGCCGCATTGTGGCGGGGGATGTACCCGAGTCGCTGAAGAACAAGACGCTCTACTCGCTCGACATGGGCGCACTGGTCGCGGGCGCGAAGTTCCGCGGCGAGTTCGAGGAACGCCTCAAGGGCGTGCTGAACGAGATTGCAAAGTCCGAGGGGCAGATACTGCTCTTCATCGACGAGGTGCATACGGTTGTCGGCGCGGGCGCAGCAGAGGGCGCGATGGATGCGGGCAACCTGTTGAAGCCGCTCCTTGCACGCGGCGAACTGCGCTGTATCGGTGCGACGACGCTGAACGAGTACCGCAAGTACATCGAGAAGGATACGGCGCTCGAACGCCGCTTCCAACCGGTCATGGTCGGTGAGCCGAGCGTGGAGGATACGGTCTCGATTCTGCGTGGACTCAAGGAGCGCTATGAGGTGCATCACGGCGTGCGTATCCGCGACGCGGCACTCGTGGCGGCGGCGACACTCTCCGACCGCTATATCTCCGACCGTTTCCTGCCGGACAAGGCAATCGACCTCGTCGATGAGGCGGCGGCAAAGCTGCGCACGGAGATCGAGTCCATGCCCGCACCGCTCGACGAGATCCGGCGCAAGATCCTCCAGCTCGACATCGAGGAGGAGGCTCTGAAAAAGGAGACGGACGAGGCATCGAAGGAAAAACTTGCCGCTCTTGTTGCGGAGAAGGAGCAGCTGCACGCCGAGGAAGCGAAACTCCAAGCGAAGTGGGAGGAGGAGACGCAGTCCATCCTGCGCGTACGTGCCATCAAGAAGGAGATGGACGAGCTGCGCGGCGAGATGGAGGCGGCGGAGCGCGCTCAGAATCTCGCACGCGCGTCGGAGCTGAAATACGGCAAGATGCCGGAACTGGAGAAGAAGCTCGCGGAAGAGGAGGCGGCGATTGCCGCGAAGGCGGACGGCGAGCGGATGCTCAAGGAGGAGGTCGGTGAGGAGGACATCGCGCGTGTCGTCAGCCGCTGGACAGGCATCCCCGTAACGAAGATGATGACGGGCGAGCGCGAGAAGCTGCTCCACCTTGAGGAGGTGCTGCATGAGCGCGTCGTCGGTCAGGACGAGGCGGTGACCGCCGTCAGCGAGGCAATCCTGCGTGCACGCGCGGGCATCAAGGATCCGAACCGCCCGATCGGCTCGTTTATCTTCCTTGGTCCTACGGGTGTGGGCAAGACGGAGCTTGCAAAGACGCTCGCCGAATCGCTCTTTGACGATGAGCGGAGCATGATCCGCATCGACATGAGCGAGTACATGGAGAAACACAGCGTTTCGCGTCTCATCGGTGCGCCTCCGGGCTACGTCGGCTATGATGAGGGCGGGCAGCTGACGGAGGCGGTGCGCCGCCGTCCGTACAGTGTCATCCTGCTCGACGAGATCGAGAAGGCACATCGCGACGTGTTCAACGTGCTGCTGCAAATTCTTGACGACGGGCGGCTCACGGACGGCAAGGGGCGCGTTGTGAACTTCAAGAACACCGTCATCATCATGACGAGCAATCTCGGCTCGCATGAGATTCTGAGCAAGGACTACGCCGAGGCGGAGCAGGCAGTGCGCGCACTCCTCAAAGAGTATTTCCGCCCCGAGTTCTTGAACCGCGTGGATGATACGATTGTGTTCAAGGCACTCACAAAGGACGACGTGAAGCGCATCGCGGCGATCATGCTCGCGGCACTCAGCAATCGCCTTGAGCGTCAGGCGGATATTCAGCTGACGTGGAACGATGCGGCACTTACGGCACTTGCGGACGAGGGCTTCGACCCCGACTTCGGTGCGCGTCCGCTCCGCCGTCTGCTGACGCACACGGTCGAGACGGCGCTC
- a CDS encoding glutamine synthetase: MNELLYKIPANTPREEVIRQLKAHPEVRFVSLVGIDMAGNDTDEKIPVRIFIEDIEKFYNGTAVQTDGSSVVLPKIATINNAKVDLPIDPAVNWFVDYDPEGADEETGLPIGTLRIPSFIIHEEKRVDSRAVLVDTLAYVKAELLDFFHANPKISGAPSLNGADIVDIAFTSATELEFWVKTPLDDNASIEEMSASQVMNEQYWERTHGAVRTALEDCIIQLDKYGFHMEMGHKEVGGLKAQIDESGRMTHVCEQIEIDWQYDSAVQAADNELFVRTFVREIFRLYGLEVNFKAKPLIGLAGNGEHTHLSLAAITKDGKRHSLFAADDQNADYMNAVGYGALMGLLKNYEAINPFVSATNDAFNRLKPGFEAPVCVVTSFGASPAIPSRNRTVLVSLIRDLKNPLATRFELRATNPYSNTYLVIAASYLAILDGIKHSAGRSTAELLGELSKQPGEKGFYLETDRAYRSEEDVFEHYTADERDARFGKPPATVWENMLGFDLYPEKVAVLTAAHTIRPQIIDSFRTGALLRWKIELISRIIPENRNIVRRMVEIKSNFVTDQDAYMWNKIHDLRIYLAKDTIDDKALFTLLIKALGDGDYPTASALQIEMYAKMEELKELYDTYKKNMI, from the coding sequence ATGAACGAGCTTCTCTATAAAATTCCTGCCAATACCCCGCGCGAAGAGGTGATTCGCCAGCTCAAGGCACATCCGGAGGTACGTTTTGTTTCGCTCGTCGGTATCGACATGGCGGGCAACGATACGGACGAGAAGATTCCCGTGCGGATCTTCATTGAGGACATTGAGAAATTCTACAACGGAACTGCCGTGCAGACAGACGGCTCCTCCGTGGTTCTGCCGAAGATCGCGACGATCAACAATGCGAAGGTGGATCTGCCGATTGATCCTGCGGTTAACTGGTTTGTGGACTACGATCCCGAGGGCGCGGATGAGGAGACGGGGCTGCCCATCGGGACGCTGCGGATTCCCTCGTTCATCATCCACGAGGAGAAGCGCGTCGACTCGCGTGCGGTGCTCGTGGATACGCTCGCCTATGTGAAAGCGGAACTTCTCGACTTCTTCCATGCCAATCCGAAGATCTCGGGGGCGCCCTCTCTGAACGGTGCGGACATTGTGGACATTGCGTTTACATCGGCGACAGAGCTTGAGTTCTGGGTCAAGACCCCGCTCGACGACAATGCTTCCATCGAGGAGATGTCCGCCTCACAGGTGATGAACGAACAGTATTGGGAGCGCACGCACGGTGCGGTGCGCACGGCGCTTGAGGACTGCATCATCCAACTTGACAAATATGGCTTCCACATGGAGATGGGACACAAGGAGGTCGGCGGGCTCAAGGCGCAGATCGACGAGAGCGGCCGCATGACGCACGTCTGCGAGCAGATCGAGATTGACTGGCAGTATGACAGTGCTGTGCAGGCGGCGGACAATGAGCTGTTTGTGCGCACGTTTGTCCGTGAGATCTTCCGTCTTTACGGGCTTGAGGTCAACTTCAAGGCAAAGCCGCTGATCGGGCTTGCGGGCAACGGCGAGCACACGCATCTGAGCCTTGCCGCGATCACGAAGGACGGCAAGCGGCACAGCCTCTTTGCCGCAGACGATCAGAACGCGGACTATATGAATGCGGTCGGCTACGGTGCGCTCATGGGGCTGCTCAAGAACTACGAGGCGATCAACCCGTTTGTTTCGGCGACGAACGACGCGTTCAATCGTCTGAAGCCCGGCTTTGAGGCTCCGGTCTGTGTCGTCACCTCGTTTGGCGCATCGCCCGCGATCCCGTCGCGCAACCGCACGGTGCTTGTGAGTCTCATCCGCGATCTCAAAAATCCGCTCGCGACGCGGTTCGAGCTGCGTGCAACAAATCCGTATTCCAATACCTACCTTGTCATTGCCGCATCTTATCTTGCGATTCTCGACGGCATCAAGCATTCGGCGGGACGCAGTACGGCAGAACTTCTCGGCGAGCTGTCGAAGCAGCCGGGGGAGAAGGGCTTTTATCTCGAAACCGACCGTGCCTATCGGAGCGAGGAGGACGTATTCGAGCACTACACGGCGGACGAGCGCGACGCACGCTTCGGGAAACCGCCCGCGACGGTGTGGGAGAATATGCTCGGCTTTGACCTCTATCCCGAGAAAGTGGCGGTGCTCACGGCGGCGCATACAATCCGCCCGCAGATCATCGACTCGTTCCGCACGGGAGCGCTCCTGCGCTGGAAGATCGAGCTCATCAGCCGCATCATCCCCGAGAACCGCAACATCGTCCGCCGCATGGTGGAGATCAAGAGCAATTTCGTGACGGATCAGGATGCCTATATGTGGAACAAGATCCATGACCTGCGCATCTATCTCGCGAAGGACACAATCGACGACAAGGCGCTCTTTACGCTGCTCATCAAGGCACTGGGTGACGGCGACTATCCGACGGCATCCGCCCTGCAGATCGAGATGTACGCGAAGATGGAGGAGCTCAAGGAGCTTTACGATACCTATAAAAAGAATATGATCTAA
- a CDS encoding DUF4153 domain-containing protein, whose protein sequence is MNISIRIVQLKGRTYELARRFPAAVFWQTVLFLVGAAAILLRPDDSAWYAENNVLFEHLMRLMPAIFAAWLTAAACRLLTELCPVKSPLLLSGACSGVLFALLAYIWYGVAMPSRHLVIGTEGVCLALAFLALFLLERINRAPGLPALLFAVGFSLGTSILFFLGLVLCTAAFWSLIVTDAAPWITETSYWFAGLIAYGAWGLGAFLGTLPKADAPHLLSATEQKILLYLFFPVYLLLLLVLYLYVGKIIGAGEMPVGTMNWYASFALLGFTLLPSVEPRTALSSGTVQADLYSYVREALINSAPPS, encoded by the coding sequence ATGAACATTTCCATACGCATCGTACAGCTAAAAGGCAGGACATACGAGCTTGCCCGTCGTTTTCCCGCTGCCGTTTTCTGGCAGACGGTTCTGTTCCTCGTCGGCGCAGCGGCGATCCTCCTGCGCCCCGATGACAGCGCATGGTATGCTGAGAACAACGTCCTTTTCGAGCATCTCATGCGCCTCATGCCCGCCATCTTCGCCGCATGGCTGACGGCGGCGGCGTGCCGCCTCCTCACCGAACTTTGCCCCGTGAAAAGCCCCTTGCTGCTGAGTGGCGCGTGCTCCGGCGTTCTGTTTGCCCTGCTCGCATACATATGGTACGGCGTAGCGATGCCGAGCAGACACCTCGTCATCGGGACAGAGGGCGTGTGCCTTGCACTCGCATTCCTCGCCCTCTTTCTCCTCGAACGCATCAACAGAGCGCCGGGACTCCCCGCCCTCCTCTTTGCCGTAGGCTTTTCCCTCGGAACGAGCATCCTGTTCTTCCTCGGACTGGTACTCTGCACCGCCGCCTTTTGGTCGCTGATCGTCACCGATGCCGCCCCATGGATAACAGAGACCTCCTATTGGTTCGCCGGACTGATCGCCTATGGTGCTTGGGGACTCGGCGCATTCCTCGGCACACTGCCAAAGGCGGACGCTCCCCACCTGCTTTCAGCCACCGAACAAAAGATACTCCTCTACCTCTTTTTCCCCGTCTATCTTCTGCTGCTTCTCGTCCTCTACCTCTACGTCGGCAAGATCATCGGCGCAGGCGAGATGCCCGTCGGCACAATGAATTGGTACGCCTCGTTCGCCCTTCTCGGCTTTACCTTATTGCCGTCAGTCGAGCCGAGGACGGCTCTATCGTCTGGGACAGTGCAAGCGGATTTGTACTCATACGTTAGGGAAGCACTGATAAATTCAGCGCCGCCATCTTGA
- a CDS encoding methyl-accepting chemotaxis protein: MKGTVVATWISTSRELWGSTLVDGVMQEMGWEPDRLFLPLEDVDDGTIKRLMETLSKANGLSVRDIWYEMGRDNIKSFARVYPSFFANKNLYTFLASTYDIHVEIVKKIAGAKPPQLIMTPISEYEAVFTYDSNRGLLDYFRGLLNGSAEYFKEKLGVEVQEQTATHMKLKLTFEKPIFREKNFGINKLVAFTGSLSGGIGLLTFAGTLILSVLISLGDVSWKTFVLPACGGLFAALGASVLLRPLGAIEKEIDQLVEHKYFDALTLRSGDVFERINDKLIKYRRQMQANFTGFKGTGDELRRYGIDFDGLAENMGSASGDIAGVINEVADGATVGAENTISVADFLNDNMKALQSVVNEQVKNNDELNYAVNNIHEGFSKVRASSTNLNHSMEKFTVVRQEVESLREATEKIMAITGLVTDIAGQTNLLALNAAIEAARAGEQGRGFSVVAEEVRKLAEQSQGHAEVITTDVMAVTRIINEVVASVNEEYEVLERESNQLVRVVEGNNQYIDNIRGVSGSISGIIEQLKTEMTNMEDVLSKVEHIASMAEQNSASTEEVNAAMHTHNLKLQDMMEKIKQFKEVTTAFSADINHYKT; encoded by the coding sequence ATGAAAGGTACTGTAGTCGCCACTTGGATTAGTACGTCGCGTGAGCTTTGGGGCAGCACGTTGGTTGACGGGGTTATGCAGGAGATGGGCTGGGAGCCGGATCGGCTCTTTTTGCCACTTGAGGATGTCGATGACGGCACGATCAAACGCCTGATGGAAACGCTCAGCAAGGCGAATGGTCTGTCTGTTCGAGATATTTGGTATGAAATGGGACGCGATAATATCAAGTCCTTTGCGCGTGTGTATCCGTCGTTTTTCGCGAATAAAAATCTATATACATTCTTGGCATCGACGTATGATATTCATGTAGAGATCGTGAAAAAGATTGCGGGCGCAAAACCGCCTCAGCTCATTATGACGCCGATTTCGGAATACGAGGCGGTATTTACCTATGACTCGAATCGGGGGCTTCTGGACTATTTTCGCGGGCTGCTCAACGGTTCGGCAGAGTATTTCAAGGAAAAACTCGGGGTCGAAGTTCAGGAACAGACCGCCACGCATATGAAGCTGAAGCTCACCTTTGAAAAGCCGATCTTCCGAGAGAAAAATTTTGGCATCAATAAGCTCGTCGCCTTTACCGGCTCGCTGTCGGGTGGCATTGGTCTGCTGACGTTTGCAGGGACGCTGATTTTATCCGTGCTGATAAGCCTCGGTGATGTTTCGTGGAAGACGTTCGTCCTTCCTGCGTGCGGAGGGCTGTTTGCCGCGCTCGGCGCCAGTGTCCTCCTGCGTCCTCTCGGAGCGATTGAAAAAGAAATTGATCAGCTGGTCGAACACAAATATTTCGACGCGCTGACGCTTCGCTCAGGCGACGTGTTCGAGCGGATCAATGATAAGCTGATTAAGTACCGTAGGCAGATGCAGGCGAACTTTACGGGGTTCAAGGGGACAGGGGACGAACTGCGGCGGTATGGCATTGACTTTGACGGGTTGGCAGAGAATATGGGGAGTGCCTCGGGGGACATCGCTGGTGTTATCAACGAGGTCGCCGACGGTGCTACGGTAGGGGCGGAGAATACCATATCCGTGGCAGATTTCCTCAACGATAATATGAAAGCGCTGCAATCGGTCGTCAATGAGCAGGTCAAGAATAACGATGAGCTGAATTACGCCGTCAACAATATCCACGAGGGTTTCAGCAAGGTACGGGCGTCCAGTACGAACCTCAATCACAGTATGGAAAAATTCACGGTCGTGAGGCAGGAGGTCGAGTCGCTCAGAGAGGCGACGGAGAAGATCATGGCGATCACGGGGCTGGTGACGGATATCGCAGGGCAAACGAACCTGCTCGCCCTCAATGCAGCGATCGAAGCGGCACGGGCAGGTGAGCAGGGGCGCGGGTTCAGCGTCGTCGCCGAGGAAGTCCGAAAACTTGCCGAGCAGTCGCAGGGACACGCCGAGGTCATCACGACCGATGTCATGGCGGTAACGCGGATCATCAATGAGGTCGTCGCTTCGGTCAACGAGGAATATGAGGTCTTGGAGCGTGAGAGCAATCAGCTCGTCCGCGTCGTCGAGGGGAACAATCAGTACATCGACAACATTCGCGGTGTGTCGGGAAGTATATCGGGCATCATCGAGCAGCTCAAAACCGAGATGACGAATATGGAAGATGTTCTCAGCAAGGTCGAACATATCGCTTCTATGGCAGAGCAAAACTCCGCCTCCACCGAGGAGGTGAACGCCGCTATGCACACGCATAATCTGAAGCTGCAGGATATGATGGAAAAAATCAAGCAGTTCAAGGAGGTCACGACGGCGTTCTCGGCAGACATCAATCACTATAAGACCTGA